In one window of Lacticaseibacillus casei DSM 20011 = JCM 1134 = ATCC 393 DNA:
- a CDS encoding YfhO family protein: MLHFKKTKTWPLLLVSFALTFIISLCVFAALKMAPFGSSSILANDSAVQYIDFFTYLKHALAGTAGKAYSFSNSLGGGMYANWTYYLLSPFNLIFVLVSRHELPVAMLFVTALKYSAAAVTAQCYASHHARARWYTLVFSISYGLSGFLVANFLNIMWMDGVILLPLVVLGIDRLFETHRIMPYVLPLSLSFITNYYIGFMIAIFAVLYFGWRWAIHHQTHLLRKIGLFAGGSLLSGMLAAVVLIPTYFALAASRLSSAGADFSVKALYSLLDLPSKFIPGSFNFDQLSNGLPNLYMGMIALLGAVFYFLAASIPVRERLISGGLTLLLILSIWLNPLVLIWQGFRAPVWYLYRHSFIVIFWLLVLSLRGFAHLPSVSRFRLGMASITTAGCLLIPTILRMTTHKYVTVLNLTLGGVFLLVAALLLYSIRSRLLPQKWLVSGIVILLVLDMGTNAFTSLKAISFVPAADFTVTSKVLQAGYDDAKKLGSGSFYRMNADSQRSMDDPYQYNFNGISTFSSVLNTSTINTLTNVGAIGSAGRVKNNDLTWPLESLLGVKQLLIVNTQSKKTGTKAYQQVASRIISNPRYDLSAYKLVGHNDYFNIYQNPDALPVATQIYRKIPTQVQANPVLQQNAYFETLSPQANQTMLTTSDFSGISVDNVKPLTTLTNAVATKVNKKNAASITLTVNPTSEQQYLVMGENMRKNMAISINNIPVKNDPDTGSKTVSMPINNTKPTTITLTFNRGLNQIDLDHFALYTLNRTAFKQTIATAKQKAPQQRIQNGRVTLTTKANNSGYVMLTIPYEKGWQVNSKNVTLQNYRGFIGLKVPTSRSTFTLTYHTPGITQGWWLTIIGVLVAIGVTVYEYWPSKRRHLKQTKRI; this comes from the coding sequence ATGTTGCATTTTAAAAAAACCAAAACCTGGCCGCTACTGCTTGTGAGTTTTGCGCTGACCTTTATTATCAGCCTCTGTGTTTTTGCCGCTTTAAAAATGGCCCCGTTCGGGTCGTCATCGATCCTCGCCAATGACTCGGCAGTGCAATACATCGACTTTTTTACTTATCTCAAACACGCATTGGCAGGAACCGCAGGCAAGGCGTATTCCTTTTCGAATAGTCTTGGCGGCGGTATGTATGCTAATTGGACTTACTACTTACTGAGTCCGTTTAACCTGATCTTTGTTCTTGTGTCACGGCATGAGTTGCCGGTTGCCATGCTGTTTGTGACGGCACTTAAATACAGTGCTGCAGCGGTAACGGCTCAGTGCTATGCCAGTCATCATGCCCGCGCCCGTTGGTACACGTTGGTCTTCAGTATCAGTTACGGCTTGTCTGGCTTTTTAGTGGCCAACTTTCTTAACATCATGTGGATGGACGGCGTAATTCTACTGCCATTAGTGGTCTTAGGCATTGATCGGCTGTTTGAAACGCATCGGATCATGCCGTACGTCTTGCCACTCAGTCTTAGTTTCATAACGAATTATTACATTGGTTTCATGATCGCAATTTTTGCGGTTTTATATTTCGGTTGGCGCTGGGCGATCCACCATCAAACTCACCTGCTCCGCAAAATCGGATTATTTGCTGGCGGTTCGTTACTAAGCGGTATGCTTGCGGCTGTGGTGTTAATTCCGACTTACTTTGCCTTAGCTGCTTCCCGGCTATCAAGTGCTGGCGCGGATTTTAGTGTGAAGGCACTTTATTCGCTGCTCGATCTGCCTTCCAAGTTCATCCCCGGGAGTTTTAATTTCGACCAACTTTCCAACGGCTTACCCAATCTTTACATGGGCATGATCGCGCTGCTGGGAGCGGTGTTCTACTTTTTAGCGGCATCTATCCCGGTTCGCGAACGACTCATCTCTGGCGGCTTGACCTTGCTTCTGATTCTGTCGATTTGGCTGAATCCGCTCGTGCTTATCTGGCAAGGCTTCCGGGCCCCGGTCTGGTATCTGTACCGCCATTCGTTCATCGTGATCTTCTGGCTGCTTGTGCTGAGTCTGCGTGGATTCGCCCATCTACCATCCGTCTCCCGCTTCCGCCTCGGTATGGCCAGCATTACGACGGCAGGCTGCTTACTGATCCCGACGATTCTAAGAATGACCACCCATAAATACGTCACCGTGCTCAACCTCACCCTCGGCGGCGTCTTTTTGCTAGTTGCCGCACTCCTGCTTTATAGTATCCGCAGTCGGCTGCTACCGCAAAAATGGCTGGTCAGCGGCATCGTGATCTTGCTTGTTTTAGACATGGGCACCAATGCATTCACGAGTCTAAAAGCGATTAGCTTCGTGCCTGCAGCAGACTTTACCGTCACCAGCAAGGTTCTCCAAGCCGGTTATGACGATGCTAAAAAACTCGGATCAGGCAGCTTTTACCGAATGAATGCCGATAGCCAACGCTCCATGGATGACCCGTATCAATATAATTTTAACGGCATCAGTACCTTTTCTTCGGTACTCAACACCAGCACCATCAACACCCTAACCAATGTGGGCGCGATCGGATCAGCCGGGCGGGTCAAAAATAATGACCTTACTTGGCCTTTGGAGAGTTTGCTAGGTGTTAAGCAGCTTTTGATTGTTAACACCCAGAGTAAGAAAACCGGGACAAAAGCTTATCAGCAAGTTGCCTCCCGAATCATTTCCAACCCGCGCTACGACTTATCAGCTTATAAGCTCGTGGGCCACAATGACTACTTCAATATTTACCAAAATCCCGATGCCCTGCCGGTAGCCACCCAGATTTACCGGAAAATCCCAACTCAGGTTCAGGCCAACCCAGTGCTGCAGCAAAATGCGTATTTTGAAACGCTGTCGCCTCAAGCCAACCAGACAATGCTGACAACCAGCGACTTTTCCGGCATCAGTGTCGACAATGTCAAGCCGCTCACGACCCTGACGAACGCTGTTGCGACCAAAGTCAACAAGAAAAATGCAGCTTCGATTACGTTAACGGTCAACCCGACCAGCGAACAGCAATATCTGGTTATGGGTGAAAACATGCGCAAGAACATGGCAATCAGTATCAACAACATTCCGGTTAAAAATGACCCCGACACTGGCAGCAAAACAGTTTCAATGCCGATCAACAACACCAAACCAACCACGATCACGTTGACGTTTAACCGTGGCCTCAATCAAATTGATCTCGATCACTTTGCGTTATACACGCTCAATCGAACCGCGTTTAAACAAACGATTGCCACAGCCAAGCAAAAAGCTCCGCAACAACGCATTCAAAATGGTCGAGTTACCCTGACAACCAAGGCAAACAACAGTGGGTACGTCATGCTGACCATTCCTTATGAAAAAGGCTGGCAAGTCAATTCCAAGAATGTCACTTTGCAAAATTATCGCGGATTCATCGGCCTCAAAGTCCCCACTAGCCGTTCGACGTTCACCTTAACCTACCACACACCCGGCATCACCCAAGGCTGGTGGCTGACCATTATCGGCGTTCTGGTGGCTATTGGTGTCACCGTCTATGAATATTGGCCGAGCAAACGACGACACTTGAAGCAGACAAAACGAATTTGA